In the genome of Aequorivita sp. H23M31, the window GGTTATCCATATAATTCCATTGTCAAAGAACGATTTTGTATTTATATTCCTAGCAGAAGGTAAATCTTATCTGCTGGGAACACTTTAAAACAGAAAAAGTAGTCGGAAAACTACTTTTTCTTATGGCGGTTCGCGCGACGTCTTTTCTTGCGCTTGTGAGTCGCTACCTTATGTCTTTTTCTTTTTTTACCACTTGGCATAGTGTAATTGTTATTAAAGTCTTTTTCACATCCAACCAATGGCTTTTTGCGAATGGGACCAGGTTATTATTATTTTACGTCCACGTTTGTCTTAACGCCTTCTACGAAAACTTTCGCAGGTTTGAAGGCTGGAATATTGTGGGCTGGAATTTTAATTGTAGTATTTTTAGAAATATTTCTTCCCGTTTTCTCAGCTCTTGTTTTAATGATAAAACTGCCGAAACCACGTAAGTAAACGTTATCTCCACCCTCTAAGGAATTCTTCACTTCATCCATAAATGTTTCTATGGTAGCTTGAACTTCATTTTTTTCCATTCCTAGCTTCTCTGAAATTTTAGCTACGATATCTGCTTTCGTCATTACTTATAAATTTATGATTATTGTCTTTTAAATAGATTTTTTTAGAGACGGCAAATATAAGAATTTTAAAATCAATAATTCAAAGCATAATCCTTTAAAATTAAAAGGAATATGGATTACTTTCGTGGAATGCCGAAAACATATGCCTTTTTTGACACTCTTCTCATTACTTGGTATTTACGCCATAAACGCGAACTTCCTTGGAGAGCCACTAAAGATCCCTATAAAATATGGTTGTCCGAAATAATGCTCCAACAAACCAGGGTTGTCCAGGGCCTTCCTTATTATTTAAAATTTATTGAGGCATATCCTACGGTGAAAGATTTAGCAGAAGCACCCGAGTCCGATGTTTTAAAGCTTTGGCAAGGCCTTGGCTACTATTCACGCGCTAGAAATCTTCACGCCACCGCCAAAATGGTCTCTAATGAAATGAACGGAATTTTTCCCAAAACCTATAAGAATTTGCTGAAATTAAAAGGAG includes:
- a CDS encoding HU family DNA-binding protein — protein: MTKADIVAKISEKLGMEKNEVQATIETFMDEVKNSLEGGDNVYLRGFGSFIIKTRAEKTGRNISKNTTIKIPAHNIPAFKPAKVFVEGVKTNVDVK